The following coding sequences lie in one Tichowtungia aerotolerans genomic window:
- a CDS encoding LacI family DNA-binding transcriptional regulator yields the protein MSESGKAVTIKDIALECGVTATTVSLALRNHPRISDATKAKVREAAERLNYRRNPMVSALMANLSQSRKPVAALPLAAVYTHDLKAIEENSYHLNIWKGMERRASELGFKLERFYLIPQKMSGRRLTQILVTRGISGIIIPPLLHAGGHLSIDWKEFSAVAIGYSMLSPNLHRICPDQYRGIRMVLRELKQLGYKRPGLLLNRQSDLRTIHLWSSGFYGYEHAQKKKGIIPVLECNEVSEEELQKWYEKYTPDVIISSDFNIIDPLHKMGLQFPEDVGLVTLSRYSPAQGIAGIDQNADALGAAAIEQLVQMMYYNERGIPEMPRVVQIPSAWGKGESICRQVPAEN from the coding sequence ATGAGCGAGTCGGGCAAAGCTGTAACCATTAAAGATATCGCACTCGAATGCGGTGTAACCGCAACGACCGTTTCGCTCGCGTTGCGCAATCATCCTCGAATTTCCGATGCCACCAAAGCCAAGGTTCGGGAAGCCGCAGAGCGGCTGAACTATCGGCGGAATCCGATGGTGTCTGCGCTGATGGCCAATCTGAGCCAGTCGCGCAAGCCGGTCGCTGCGCTGCCGTTGGCTGCGGTTTATACGCATGACCTTAAGGCCATTGAAGAGAACAGCTATCACCTGAATATCTGGAAGGGGATGGAACGCCGTGCTTCTGAATTGGGCTTCAAGCTCGAGCGTTTTTATTTAATTCCCCAGAAAATGAGCGGCAGGCGTCTGACGCAGATTCTGGTGACTCGCGGAATCAGCGGAATTATTATCCCGCCGCTGCTGCACGCCGGCGGTCATTTGAGCATCGACTGGAAAGAGTTTTCCGCGGTGGCCATCGGCTATTCCATGCTGAGCCCCAACCTGCATCGGATCTGTCCCGACCAGTATCGCGGGATTCGGATGGTGCTGCGCGAGCTCAAGCAGCTGGGCTACAAAAGACCCGGTCTTCTACTCAACCGGCAAAGCGATCTGCGTACGATCCATCTGTGGAGTTCCGGCTTTTACGGCTACGAACATGCTCAGAAGAAAAAAGGCATTATCCCGGTGCTTGAATGCAATGAAGTCAGCGAGGAAGAGCTTCAGAAGTGGTATGAAAAATACACGCCCGACGTGATTATCAGTTCCGATTTTAATATTATCGACCCCTTGCATAAAATGGGCCTTCAGTTTCCGGAGGATGTGGGTCTGGTCACCCTTTCGCGTTACAGTCCGGCACAGGGGATTGCCGGAATCGACCAGAATGCCGACGCGCTGGGCGCAGCGGCCATCGAGCAGCTGGTGCAGATGATGTATTACAACGAGCGCGGGATCCCGGAGATGCCCCGTGTCGTTCAGATCCCGTCCGCCTGGGGCAAAGGCGAATCGATCTGCAGACAGGTTCCCGCAGAGAACTGA
- a CDS encoding DUF2264 domain-containing protein yields the protein MMMAFDLPIAANPLTTRADVQEAVRQICEPLKPHFSDGKALVRLGATCTNYGERRCEMEAFARPFWGLMPLAAGGGESDFWEICREGLLNGTNPDHPEYWGDLVDVDQLAVEMPPVALALALAPAQFWTPFSDAEREQIVAWMDQINHKAMSDNNWRAFPILVNASLKKAGMPYNAEVMEAGLQRLEDFYLGDGWYSDGTGKRMDYYIPFAIHFYSLIYAGLMGDEDPERAAKFKERAVLFTKDYLHWFTADGTALPFGRSLIYRFAQGAFWGALAFADCEALPWGVVKGMYLRHLRHWFSQPIFTPDGLLSIGYEYPNLLMSEFYNGPGSPYWAMKAFLPLAVAEDHPFWTSEELPFPNLGNLSVQKHALMQIASSENHDHLVALTAGQWCGLDFGHTAEKYSKFAYSSHFGFSVSREATGLVKGAYDSMLALSDGEDHWRVRRQCESVEITDDAVISIWKPWPDVEIETRLEFRGPWHVRTHTIKTGRALETAEGGFAVEREDGLSPLTDVVEKAGGVLYRGSGILNVEGDRETQVIEPLPNTNLNHPRTVIPTLTGHLEPGEHQLICAVLGLPDAEQANQVWALPVSD from the coding sequence ATGATGATGGCCTTCGATCTCCCAATCGCTGCAAACCCGCTTACAACCCGCGCTGATGTGCAGGAGGCGGTTCGACAGATCTGTGAACCGCTCAAGCCGCACTTCAGCGACGGCAAAGCGTTGGTCCGCCTGGGTGCAACCTGCACCAACTATGGTGAGCGGCGCTGCGAGATGGAGGCCTTTGCCCGGCCGTTCTGGGGGCTGATGCCCCTGGCCGCGGGCGGCGGGGAATCCGACTTCTGGGAGATCTGCCGCGAAGGCCTGCTCAACGGAACCAATCCGGATCATCCCGAATACTGGGGTGATCTGGTGGATGTCGACCAGCTGGCCGTTGAAATGCCGCCGGTCGCTCTGGCACTGGCGCTGGCGCCGGCGCAGTTCTGGACACCCTTCTCGGATGCCGAGCGCGAGCAGATTGTCGCGTGGATGGATCAGATCAACCACAAGGCGATGTCCGACAACAACTGGCGCGCCTTCCCGATTCTGGTGAATGCATCGCTTAAAAAAGCGGGCATGCCTTATAACGCGGAGGTGATGGAAGCCGGTCTTCAGCGGCTGGAGGATTTCTATCTGGGTGACGGCTGGTATTCCGATGGAACCGGTAAACGGATGGACTACTACATCCCGTTTGCCATCCATTTTTATTCGCTGATCTATGCCGGACTGATGGGAGATGAAGATCCCGAGCGCGCGGCGAAATTCAAAGAGCGGGCGGTGCTGTTTACCAAAGACTATCTGCATTGGTTCACAGCTGATGGCACGGCGCTGCCATTCGGGCGCAGCCTGATTTATCGCTTTGCACAGGGCGCATTCTGGGGTGCACTGGCTTTCGCCGACTGCGAGGCCCTGCCGTGGGGTGTCGTGAAAGGCATGTACCTGCGCCATTTGCGCCACTGGTTCAGCCAGCCGATTTTTACGCCCGATGGTTTACTTTCCATCGGATACGAATATCCGAACCTGCTGATGAGCGAATTTTATAATGGCCCCGGTTCGCCGTACTGGGCCATGAAAGCATTCCTGCCGCTGGCGGTTGCGGAAGATCATCCGTTCTGGACATCCGAGGAACTGCCGTTTCCAAACTTGGGAAACCTCTCTGTGCAGAAGCATGCGCTGATGCAGATTGCATCTTCTGAAAATCACGACCATCTGGTTGCATTGACCGCCGGGCAGTGGTGCGGACTGGACTTTGGCCATACGGCTGAAAAATATTCCAAGTTTGCCTACTCTTCGCATTTCGGGTTCAGTGTTTCCCGCGAAGCGACCGGCCTGGTGAAAGGCGCATACGATTCGATGCTTGCGCTGAGTGACGGCGAAGATCACTGGCGCGTGCGTCGCCAGTGCGAATCGGTGGAGATTACCGACGACGCTGTGATTTCGATCTGGAAGCCGTGGCCGGACGTTGAAATTGAAACGCGGCTTGAGTTCCGCGGGCCGTGGCATGTCCGCACACACACCATCAAAACCGGCCGTGCACTTGAAACAGCAGAGGGCGGATTTGCGGTCGAGCGTGAAGACGGATTGTCGCCGCTCACGGATGTGGTCGAGAAGGCCGGCGGCGTGCTGTACCGCGGAAGCGGGATCCTGAACGTTGAGGGCGATCGCGAGACTCAGGTGATTGAGCCGCTGCCCAATACGAACCTGAATCATCCGCGTACGGTCATTCCGACGCTGACCGGACATCTCGAGCCGGGCGAGCATCAGTTGATTTGTGCTGTGCTCGGTTTGCCGGATGCAGAACAGGCGAATCAGGTTTGGGCGTTACCGGTTTCCGATTGA